Proteins found in one Melospiza georgiana isolate bMelGeo1 chromosome 1, bMelGeo1.pri, whole genome shotgun sequence genomic segment:
- the PTF1A gene encoding pancreas transcription factor 1 subunit alpha, with product METVLLDHFPGGLDSFSSPPYFDEEDFFSEPPPRDVLAADGLLEPDVDFLSRQLQEYYRDGGDPEGGYRCPAPAAAFPPSPASPGFAYECCGAAGAALLSPGGRLQALGSAKRRRRVRSEAELQQLRQAANVRERRRMQSINDAFEGLRSHIPTLPYEKRLSKVDTLRLAIGYINFLSELVQSDLPLRSASSESPSQPKKIIICHRGTRSPSPSDPDYGLPPLAGHSLSWTDEKQLKEQNIIRTAKVWTPEDPRKVNNKPSVNDIENEPPFDYVA from the exons ATGGAGACCGTGCTGCTGGACCACTTCCCCGGGGGGCTGGACTCCTTCTCCTCGCCCCCCTACTTCGACGAGGAGGATTTTTTCTCCGAGCCTCCTCCGCGGGACGTGCTGGCCGCGGACGGGCTGCTGGAGCCGGACGTGGATTTCCTCAGCCGGCAGCTGCAGGAGTACTACCGCGACGGCGGCGACCCCGAGGGCGGCTACCGCTGCCCGGCGCCGGCCGCCGCCTTCCCGCCGTCTCCCGCCTCGCCCGGCTTCGCCTACGAATGCtgcggggcggcgggcgcggccctgctgtcccccggGGGGCGGCTCCAGGCGCTGGGCTCGGCCAAGCGGCGGCGGCGGGTGCGCTCCGAGgcggagctgcagcagctccgtCAGGCCGCCAACgtgcgggagcggcggcggatGCAGTCCATCAACGACGCCTTCGAGGGGCTGCGCTCGCacatccccaccctgccctACGAGAAGCGCCTCTCCAAGGTGGACACGCTGCGCCTGGCCATCGGCTACATCAACTTCCTCAGCGAGCTGGTGCAGTCCGACCTGCCGCTGCGCAGCGCCAGCAGCGAgagccccagccagcccaagAAAATCATCATCTGCCACCGCGGCACAA gaTCTCCCTCTCCGAGCGACCCCGACTACGGACTCCCCCCTCTGGCCGGTCACTCGCTGTCGTGGACTGATGAAAAGCAGCTCAAGGAACAAAACATCATCCGGACAGCCAAAGTGTGGACCCCCGAGGACCCGCGGAAGGTGAACAACAAACCCTCCGTCAACGACATAGAGAACGAGCCCCCCTTCGACTACGTGGCGTGA